In the Nomascus leucogenys isolate Asia chromosome 5, Asia_NLE_v1, whole genome shotgun sequence genome, one interval contains:
- the RD3 gene encoding protein RD3: MSLISWLRWNEAPSRLSSRSPAEMVLETLMMELTGQMREAERQQRERSNAVRKVCTGVDYSWLASTPRPTYDLSPSERLQLEDVCVKIHPSYCGPAILRFRQLLAEQEPEVQEVSQLFRSVLQEVLERMKQEEEAHKLTRQWSLRPRGSLATFKTRARISPFASDIRTISEDVERDTPPPLRSWSMPDFRAPKAD, from the exons ATGTCTCTCATCTCATGGCTTCGGTGGAACGAGGCCCCGTCCCGGCTGTCCTCCAGGAGCCCTGCTGAGATGGTGCTGGAGACACTTATGATGGAGCTGACAGGGCAGATGCGAGAGGCTGAGAGGCAGCAGCGGGAGCGCAGCAATGCGGTCAGAAAGGTCTGCACCGGTGTGGACTACAGCTGGCTGGCCAGCACACCCCGGCCCACCTATGACCTCAGCCCCAGTGAGCGGCTGCAGCTGGAGGATGTCTGCGTTAAGATCCACCCATCCTATTGTGGGCCTGCTATCCTCAG GTTCCGGCAGCTGCTGGCGGAGCAGGAGCCCGAGGTGCAGGAGGTGTCCCAGCTCTTCCGCTCCGTGCTGCAGGAGGTCCTGGAGAGGATGAAGCAGGAAGAGGAGGCCCACAAGCTGACGCGCCAGTGGAGCCTGCGGCCCCGCGGCAGCCTGGCCACCTTCAAGACCCGCGCGCGCATCTCTCCCTTCGCCAGCGACATCAGGACCATCTCTGAGGACGTGGAGCGGGACACGCCGCCGCCACTGCGGTCCTGGAGCATGCCCGATTTCCGGGCGCCCAAAGCCGACTGA